The sequence AATCCTGCTCAAGGAAGGGCCGTACAACCATCAGGCATCCGATACGGCCTACAAGTTTGCCGAAGCGGCAATCCGCAAAGGACATACGGTCGATGCCGTATTCCTTTACAACGACGGAGTCATCAATGTGACGAAGCTCATGGATCCTCCCCAGGATGACCGGCAGATTTCAAGCCGGTGGAATGAACTGCATAAGGAGCACGGGGTGGAAATTCTGGCCTGCATTGCCGCCTCAAAAAGGCGCGGCATCAGCGATGAAGTGCTTATCGACGGCGGTGAAATCACCGGCCTCGGCACGCTTACCGATATAGCCATTCGCAACGACAGATTGTTAACCTTCGGAGACTGAAAACAATATGGAAAACGAAAATGTTAAAAAGATCATGCATGTGATGCGCCATGCGCCTCACGGTACGATCTACACCTATGAGGGTCTTGAAATGATCCTTATCATGGCCGCCTACGAGCAGGACCTTTCGGTTGTCTTTATCGGAGATGGTATCTACTCTCTGAAAAAAAATCAGGATACTGCGGGAATCGGCATCAAGGGGTTTGCGAAAACCTTCATGGCGCTTGACGGCTACGATGTCGAAAAGCTCTATGTGGACCGCATTTCGCTTGAAGAGCGCGGGCTCAGCGAAGATGATCTGGTTGTGGATGTCGAGGTGGTCGAATCCTCCCGGATCGGCGAGCTTATGAAAGAGCAAGATGTGATCATTCACCATTAATAACCGACTTCTACCCATGTTACATACCATAAACAAATCTCCGTTTTCAGGCGATACGTTCGATACCTGTATCAGGTTTTTTCAGCCGGGCGATCCCGTGCTTTTCATAGAAGACGGAGTCTATGCGGTTCAGAACGGCAATAAGTTTTCCGAGGTTCTTGCCGGGGTACTCCAAAGCAATCCGGTTTATGCGCTCAAGCCCGATCTCGACGCACGGGGCATTTCAGAGCTTGCCGTCGGAGTCGCAACCGTCGATTACGAAGGATTTGTCGATCTTGTCGAAGAGCATCAGGTAAACAGCTGGCTCTGAGACCGGACGCTCCTCTTACGAAACCATTCTATCAAGGCACAATGAGTAAAACCTGGGAAAGGGTGATACAGGAAAACCGGAAAGATATTCTTCAACGATGGCATGAACGCGGTCTCGGACTTTTTGCGGAAAAAATGTCAGCGGGGACACCTGTAGGCGAGGCGCTTGCCGACGGTATGGGGATGATTCTTGACGGATTCGGGGATGGAGGCGAAACCTGCAGGGAGGGTGTAAACCGGCTTGCACGAATTCTTGCCGTGCACCCGTTTCGACCTTCGCGCTCCATGTCGCTTTTTCGGGAACTGCAAACCATTCTTTTCGAGAGCGCGTCTCCGGGTGCCGACCGTGAGCTCTGCAGGGAGCGTATCGAACAGATAACCTTCGATGCGTTCGACAGTTTCATGGAGCATCGGGAACTGATCTACAAGCTTAAGGTCGAAGAGAGCCGCAGTCAGATGCATATGCTTTTGAGGAGGGCCGGAACATGAAAAAAATTCTCATGCCGCTGGTAATGGTGGCCGTTCTTGCTCTCATTCCTTTTATCGGAGTTCAATATGCCGGGCTGAGCTATCTCTTCGGGGTCATCGTTCCTTACCTCGCAGCTCTGCTTTTCGTCGCCGGTTTTCTCTACAGGATGGTCGATTGGCTCAAAAGGCCGTTGCCCTTTAACATAACTTCGACCTGCGGCCAGCAGAAAACGCTTGACTGGATTCACCACGACAAAATCGAGAGCCCGACGAAACCATGGCATGCTGCCGTGCGCGTACTTTCCGAAGTGCTGCTGTTCCGCTCGCTTTTCCGCAACAACAAGGCCGAGGTGCGCAAGGGGCCCGATATCACCTTCGCTTCGAGCAAGTGGCTATGGATGGGCGGACTGGTTTTTCACTGGTCGCTGCTTATTATCGTGCTGCGTCATGCGCGCTTCTTTTTTGTCATGGTTCCGGGTTTTGCCGATTATCTCGATCAGGCCGACAGTTTTCTGGATGTCACGCTTCCGGCCTTTTACGTAACCGATGCCCTGGCGCTTTCTGCAATTACCTTTCTCTTTGTACGCAGGGTCATGGATGCGAAGCTCAGGATCATTTCATTGCCGACCGATTATTTTCCGCTCTTTCTGCTCGGGGGCATTGTTGCGGCCGGCGTGGTGATGCGCTATATCGCCAAGGTTGACGTGATGCCGGTGAAGGATCAGATGCTGCGGCTGATGAGCTTCAGCTTCGAGGCCCCCGGAGAAATCGGGGCGCTTTTTTATGTTCATCTTTTTCTTGTCTGTGTACTGCTGCTTTATTTTCCGTTCAGCAAGCTCATGCACATGGGGGCAATCTTTCTGAGCCCAACCCGAACCATGCTCAACAACACCCGTGAAAAGAGGCATGTCAATCCCTGGAACGCCCCTGTCAAGTTCCGTACCTATGCAGAGTACGAGAATGAATACCGAGAAAAGATGAAAAAGGCTAAACTGCCGGTTGAAAAGGAGTAAAAATGTCAAAATACCTTCCGAAACAAGCCGATCTCATCAAGGAGTTTGAGGAAAAACCGAGCCCGCTGAAAGGCGATTACGCTGATCGCGAGTGGTGGGAGATGCCATACGAGTTCCGCGAGGGGAACTTCTGTTTTCCCGCCAAACCCGAGGTTATCGAAGAACTCGGCTTTCCGAACCCCCGCAAGTGGGCCGTTACCGATGATGACTGGAAACTGCCTGACGGATGGCAGAAAACCCTCATGGACGGCATGAGGGAGCGCATCAAAAAGTACCGTTCCCTCAAGCTCTATCTCGACTCCTGCGTCCGTTGCGGCGCCTGTGCCGACAAGTGCCACTTCTTTCTCGGTACCGGAGATCCGAAGAACATGCCGGTGCTCAGGGCCGAGCTGGTCAGGTCGGTCTATCGCGGCGATTTTCCCATGGTCGAGAAGATCCTGAAAGGCTTTGCCGGTTCGCGCAAGCTCACCAAGGAGGTGCTCAAGGAGTGGTTTATGTATTTCTACCAGTGCACCGAATGCCGCCGTTGCTCGGTGTTCTGCCCCATGGGGATCGATACCGCCGAGATTACCATCATGGTACGCGAGATCCTGCAGCTTATAGGCCTGAACAACAACTGGATATTAGCCCCGGTGGCGAACTGCAACCGTACGGGCAACCACCTCGGCATCGAACCGCACACCTTCGTGCAGAATATCGAGTCGCTGGTGGACGACATCGAGGAGCTGACCGGCGTGACGGTGAATCCCACCTTCAACCGCAAGGGGGCGGAAATTCTTTTCATCACTCCGTCAGGAGATGTGTTCGGCGATCCCGGAGTCTATACCATGATGGGTTATCTGCTTCTTTTCGAGCACATCGGCCTCGACTACACCATCAGCACCTACGCTTCGGAAGGGGGCAATTTCGGTTTCTTCACTTCGAACGACATGATGAAGAAGCTGAATGCGAAAATGTACCATGAAGCGGAGCGTCTCGGGGTGAAATGGATTCTCGGCGGCGAGTGCGGACATATGTGGCGCGTGGTACATCAGTACATGAGCACCATGAACGGGCCTGCCGATTTTCTGCAGGAACCGGCATCTCCCGTTACCGGGACGAAATTCGCCAATGCGAAAGTCACTAAAATGGTGCATATCGCGGAGTTTACCGCCGATCTCATCCATCACAACAAGCTCAAACTCGATCCGAAACGCAACGACCACCTGCGCACCACCTTTCACGACTCCTGCAACGTTGCAAGGGGGATGGGTATGTTCGAGGAGCCGCGCTATATTCTCAACAAGGTGTGCAACTCATTTCATGAGATGCCGGAGAATACCATTCGCGAGCAGACCTTCTGCTGCGGTTCCGGCAGCGGCATCAACGCCGAAGAGAATATGGCGATGCGCATGAAGGGCGGTTTTCCGAGAGCCAATGCCGTGCGCTACGTCAGGGAGAAGCACAATGTCGATTCTCTGGTGACCATCTGCGCCATCGACCGGGCAAGCCTTCCGCCGCTCATGCGTTACTGGAACCCCGGCGTGTCGGTTTACGGCCTGCACGAACTGGTGGGCAATGCGCTCGTTATGGAGGGGGAGAAAAAGCGAACCGAAGATCTGAGGGAAAATCCCATGACCGGAATTGAAGAGAAGGAGGGCGACGTTGACTAAAAAACTCATGGTAACCGCGGCAGGAGTGCTGCTTGTGCTGATTGCCGCCATTTACGCTTTCCGGCACGAGGAGAGCCAGGCTGAAAAGATAGCCGCTCCTGCAGCTGCAGCCGTCGACAGCTCGGCATGCATCGGCTCGAAGGAGTACATGCGGGCCAATCACATGCGCGTGCTGAACGAATGGCGCCACGCATCCGTGCGTGACGGAAACCGGGTGCATGTGGCTCCCGACGGCAGAAAAATCGAAAAGAGCCTGAACACCTGTCTGAACTGCCATTCCGACAACAGGATGTTCTGCTTCAACTGCCACATGTACGCCAATGTGAAACCAAATTGCTGGAACTGCCATATTTCACCCATGGAGGCGCCCTGATGAACGAAGATCGCAGATCATTTATCAAGAAAGCCGGTATCGGCATTCTTGCCGGCATAGGATCGGCAGCCGGCCTGTTTCCGGCGCTTTCGCTCGAAAAAACCGTGCTTCCGGCATGGGACGAGAAGCCCGAGCCCGGCAAACATCGCTGGGGCATGCTTATCGATACCCGCAAGTGCTCCGGCAACTGCAGTGAGTGCGTTGCCGCCTGCCACTTCACGCACAACGTGCCTGATTTCGGCAATCGCAAGGACGAGGTGAAGTGGATATGGAAAAGCTCCTATGAAAACGTGTTTCCTACGGCGAGCCAGCAGTTTCAGAGTCCCGGGGTGACCGAAAGGCCCTACCTTGCCCTCTGCAACCACTGCGCCGAGCCTCCCTGCACAAAAGCTTGTCCGACCGAAGCCACCTTCAGGCGGTGGGACGGCATCGTCTCCATGGACTACCACCGCTGCATCGGCTGTCGCTTCTGCATGGCTGCCTGTCCCTACGGTTCACGCAGCTTCAACTGGCGCGATCCGAGAGAGGGTATCAAGCTTGCGAGTACCGGGTATCCGACCCGCATGCAGGGTGTGGTGGAGAAATGCAACTTCTGTTCCGAACGGCTGGTGAAAGGACTCGATCCGGCCTGCGTAGAAGCATGTCCGGAGCAGGCGCTGGTGTTCGGCGACCTGAACGATCCCGGTTCGGAGATCCGCAAGCTGCTTGAATCCACCGAAACCATGCAGCGCAAACCCGAACTCGGCACGAAACCTTCGGTCTTTTATATCATTTAATGTATCGTCATGATTGAAAAAGCTCTGAAAGGAAGCCGGAACTACTGGCTCTGGATAGGACTCCTGCTGCTGTGTATCGGCGCAGGATTTTCGGCCTTTTCGCGACAGATGTGGGAAGGGCTTACCGTAACCGGCATGGGCCGCGACGTGAGCTGGGGCCTCTATATCGCGCAATTCACCTTTTTTGTGGGCGTGGCGGCTTCGGCCGTGATGGTGGTGATTCCCTACTACCTGCACAACCAGAAGGCGTTCGCCAAAACCGTGATCGTCGGCGAGTTCATGGCCGTAGCGGCCACGCTCATGTGCATGCTCTTCATCCTTGCCGACATGGGCCGTCCCGACCGCGTGCTGAACGTACTGCTTTACCCCTCGCCGCACGCCATGGTGTTCTGGGACGTTATGGTACTCAACGGCTACCTTGTCATCAACCTCGTGAGCGCCTGGACCGTGCTCGGCGCGGAGCGCAAGGGGGTACCGCCACCTGCCTGGGTAAAACCGATCATCTACCTCTCGATTCCCTGGGCCTTCAGCATTCACACCGTTACGGCCTTCCTCTACGCAGGCCTTCCCGGACGGCACCTCTGGCTCACCGCAGTGCTCGCTCCCAGGTTTCTCGCTTCGGCCTTTGCCGCGGGAACCTCGCTGCTCATTCTCGTCACGCTGATCCTGAAAAAAACCACCGGTTTCGACGCGGGCAACGAAGCGCGTCAGAAACTTGCCGTACTTGCCACCTACGCAGGCGTCGCAAACTTTTTCATGATCGGTACCGAGTTCTTCACCGCTTTCTACAGCAACGTGCCGGCGCACATGCACGGCCTGCAGTACCTGTTTTTCGGTCTCGAAGGCAAGAGCGCCCTCGTGCCGTGGATGTGGCTCTCGCTGCTTCTCGGTTTCGGCGCTCTCGCGATACTATTCAACCCGAAACTGCGCCACACGTCGAAATGGCTTGTAGCCGCCTGTGCGGGTATGGTCAGTTCCATCTGGATCGACAAGGGAGTCGGGCTGGTGCTTGGCGGATTCGTGCCATCGCCGCTCGAAGAGATCACCGAATACGGCGTTACCCTGACGGAGCTCACCGTCACGCTCGGCATCTGGGCCGTGGGCATTCTCGTGCTGACGCTGCTTTTGAAGGTTGCCGTGACCGTGAAAAAGGAGCAGGAGGCGTAATCTTCCATGCAACATACCCGCTTTCAAAGCGTCTGAACGGAGGGCGGGTTTTCAACCCGCCATTTGTTTATCTACATTGCTGATGGCGGAGAGGAATGTCCGCCGTCCTTTAAGCTAATCAGCTAACAAAGCACCTATGAAAAAAGTGTTTCTTCCGCTCAACGTCCGGATAGACAATAAAAAAATCCTGTTCGTCGGTGGGGGCAAGATTGCCATGCACAAGATACAGACGGTCGAGCAGTACACGCGCGACATCACCATCCTCGCGCCGGAGATTCATCCGGACCTGAAAGGAAAAGGGTTCACAGAAATCGTCAAGCGGTATGAGCCTTCCGATCTCGAAGGGGCCTTTCTCGTTTATGCAAGCACGAACGACGGGGAGGTTAACCGGCAGATAAAGGACGACGCCGAACGGCTTGGCATTCTTGTGAATGTGGTCGATAATCGAGAACTGTCGAGTTTCATCTCTCCGGCGGTCATCAGGCAGGGTGAGATGACCATCGCTATCTCTTCGAACGGAGAGAACGTGAAGAAGTCGGTTGAATGGCGCAACAGGATAAGGGAGATGATGCGTGAAGACAGCTCTCTCTTGAAGTGAAATTATAAAGAAGTACACACATGACTGCAACAGCACCAATACCGGAAACACAGAAGCAGGGATATGTTTACATCATCGGCGCAGGCCCGGGCGACCCCGAACTGCTTACCGTAAAGGCCGAAAGGGTACTGCATGATGCCGACGTGATCCTTTATGACGACCTCGTGTCGCTTGAACTGGTCGATCAGTTCAGCGGTTTGAAAATATATACCGGCAAACGCAAGGATTGCCATCATTTCGAGCAGGAAGAGATCAACCAGGAGATCGTACGCCATGCCCGGCAGGGGAAAACAGTCGCAAGACTGAAAGGCGGCGATCCTTTCGTGTTCGGCAGGGGAGGCGAAGAGATCGACGAACTCCGCAAAAACGGAATCGGCTACGAAATAATACCCGGCATCACGGCAGCCCACGGTGCGAGCGCCTATACAGAAATTCCCCTCACCATGCGGAAGATATCATCTTCCGTAGCCTTCTGCACCGGTCATCCCGTCAGCAAGATTCAGGTGCCCGATGCCGATACGCTTGTGTATTACATGGTTGCCTCAACGGTTCACGACGTGCTCGACGCCGTTGCCGCCAAAGGGCGGAGCGGAAACACGAAGGTTGCCGTTGTGCAGAACGCGACCCGCTACAATCAGCAGATTTTCACCGGCACGCTCGACGAGTTCAGAGCGCGAGAACGGGCGGTTTACTCGCCGGCCCTGCTCATCATCGGCGATAACATCAATCAGTTCATCGCCGAGAACTGGCACTCGAAAAAGAAGAAGGTGCTGATTACCGGCGGCGAGGCCAAACGGTACAGCAGCACGGAATATATTATGGTGCATTTTCCGTGCCGCCAGATCGAGGGTGCCGACCTCAGCAAGGTGAACGACTCTCTCAGGCAGATCGAAACGTATGGCGTGCTGCTCTTTCAGAACAAGTTTTCGGTGAAATACTTTTTCAAGCTGTTGTTCGATTACGGCAGGGATGTCCGCCATCTCGCCAAAAGCCGCATTATCTCCACAGGGAGGGCGGCAACCGCGGAGCTGCAGAAATACGGGGTTATACCCGATCAGAGTCTCGAACCCGAAGGGTGCGGCGATATCGTCGGCATGTTCAGGGAGCAGGGCATCGCTGCCGAGAGCATCCTGATTCCCGGTTCGAACCTCATCGACGAGTACCTGATAAACGGCCTGCAGGCGCTCGGCAACAGGGTGACGCCGCTATGCGTTTACAAGCATGGCGCGCAGGAACTGGAGCAGAGCATCGACTTCGACTTCATCGACGAGATCTACTTCGCCTCGCCCTCGTGCGTGAACAACTTCAGCACCATGTTCGGTTCTATTCCTGAACGCATTACCGTTACCTGCGCCGACCAGCGTACGGAGGAGGAGTACCGGAAGATGTTCGGGTGAATGGTGCCTGTTCAGGCCGCATGAAACATCGATATAATCCAATACGATCAGTTCAGCAATTTACATCCACGCTTGACGACTCGAACCGTGGGTCGTCAAGCTCCTGTTTTCGGGCTTCAATTCGCTTTACTACGTCTTCTGCTACTTCGAGAATTTCAGTGGAGGTGCGAACCACTTGACCGCAATACAGACGCAAACCTGCAACAAGAGGTTCAACATGTCGCTGTGTCTCTGAACTGACAAGTATTTCAAGTGCCTTTTCGGCATAGCCATAGGCTGCCAGTTCAACGAACAGATTTACTATCAGTTTGAGAATCGAATCGTCAATATACGTTTGATGATCGATGAACGCCATGACATCGGCCAATACCTCTTCATGTCTGTCAAGTTTCAATAAAGTTTTGGCGCGTAATATTTTCGCAACCATATTCATCTTGACAACAGGGGCCTCCTGCCTCTGCCCGAACTGTTCAATAAGTGCATCGTAAGCAGCAATCGCTTCCTCAGGCCGGTTCATGGAGCTTAATGCAATGCCTTTATTGCTCATCGCGGCTGCGACTTTCCCAAGGATTTCAGTCTCCTTTCGCTGCCCGAACTGCTCAATTAGTGCATTATAAGCAGCAATCGCTTCCTCAGGCCGGTTCATGGAGCTTAATGCAATGCCTTTATTGCTCATCGTGGCTGCGACTTTCCCAAGGATTTCAGTCTCCTGTCGCTGCCCGAACTGCTCAATTAGTGCATTATAAGCAGCAATCGCTTCCTCAGACCGGTTCATGGAGCTTAATGCAATGCCTTTATTGAACATTGCAGTTGCGACCTTTTCAAGGATTTCGGTCTCCTGTCGCTGCCCGAACTGTTCAATAAGTGCATCATAAGCAGCAATTTCGTCCTCAGGCCGGTTCGTCGAGCTTAATGCAAAGCCTTTATTGAACATTGCAGTTGCGACTTTTTCAAGGAGTTCTGTCTCGTTCCGCTGCCCGAACTGTTCAATAAGCGAATCATAAGCAATAACCGCCTCCTCAAGCTGGTTCATCAAGCGTAATGCAACGCCTTTATTGCTCATGGCTATTGCGACTTTTTCAAGGAGTTCTGTCTCGTTCCGCTGCCCGAACTGTTCAATAAGTGCATCATAAGCAGCAATT comes from Chlorobium limicola DSM 245 and encodes:
- the cobA gene encoding uroporphyrinogen-III C-methyltransferase; the encoded protein is MTATAPIPETQKQGYVYIIGAGPGDPELLTVKAERVLHDADVILYDDLVSLELVDQFSGLKIYTGKRKDCHHFEQEEINQEIVRHARQGKTVARLKGGDPFVFGRGGEEIDELRKNGIGYEIIPGITAAHGASAYTEIPLTMRKISSSVAFCTGHPVSKIQVPDADTLVYYMVASTVHDVLDAVAAKGRSGNTKVAVVQNATRYNQQIFTGTLDEFRARERAVYSPALLIIGDNINQFIAENWHSKKKKVLITGGEAKRYSSTEYIMVHFPCRQIEGADLSKVNDSLRQIETYGVLLFQNKFSVKYFFKLLFDYGRDVRHLAKSRIISTGRAATAELQKYGVIPDQSLEPEGCGDIVGMFREQGIAAESILIPGSNLIDEYLINGLQALGNRVTPLCVYKHGAQELEQSIDFDFIDEIYFASPSCVNNFSTMFGSIPERITVTCADQRTEEEYRKMFG
- a CDS encoding precorrin-2 dehydrogenase/sirohydrochlorin ferrochelatase family protein is translated as MKKVFLPLNVRIDNKKILFVGGGKIAMHKIQTVEQYTRDITILAPEIHPDLKGKGFTEIVKRYEPSDLEGAFLVYASTNDGEVNRQIKDDAERLGILVNVVDNRELSSFISPAVIRQGEMTIAISSNGENVKKSVEWRNRIREMMREDSSLLK
- the tusC gene encoding sulfurtransferase complex subunit TusC; translated protein: MENENVKKIMHVMRHAPHGTIYTYEGLEMILIMAAYEQDLSVVFIGDGIYSLKKNQDTAGIGIKGFAKTFMALDGYDVEKLYVDRISLEERGLSEDDLVVDVEVVESSRIGELMKEQDVIIHH
- the dsrJ gene encoding sulfate reduction electron transfer complex DsrMKJOP subunit DsrJ, coding for MTKKLMVTAAGVLLVLIAAIYAFRHEESQAEKIAAPAAAAVDSSACIGSKEYMRANHMRVLNEWRHASVRDGNRVHVAPDGRKIEKSLNTCLNCHSDNRMFCFNCHMYANVKPNCWNCHISPMEAP
- the dsrP gene encoding sulfate reduction electron transfer complex DsrMKJOP subunit DsrP, whose amino-acid sequence is MIEKALKGSRNYWLWIGLLLLCIGAGFSAFSRQMWEGLTVTGMGRDVSWGLYIAQFTFFVGVAASAVMVVIPYYLHNQKAFAKTVIVGEFMAVAATLMCMLFILADMGRPDRVLNVLLYPSPHAMVFWDVMVLNGYLVINLVSAWTVLGAERKGVPPPAWVKPIIYLSIPWAFSIHTVTAFLYAGLPGRHLWLTAVLAPRFLASAFAAGTSLLILVTLILKKTTGFDAGNEARQKLAVLATYAGVANFFMIGTEFFTAFYSNVPAHMHGLQYLFFGLEGKSALVPWMWLSLLLGFGALAILFNPKLRHTSKWLVAACAGMVSSIWIDKGVGLVLGGFVPSPLEEITEYGVTLTELTVTLGIWAVGILVLTLLLKVAVTVKKEQEA
- the dsrO gene encoding sulfate reduction electron transfer complex DsrMKJOP subunit DsrO, whose amino-acid sequence is MNEDRRSFIKKAGIGILAGIGSAAGLFPALSLEKTVLPAWDEKPEPGKHRWGMLIDTRKCSGNCSECVAACHFTHNVPDFGNRKDEVKWIWKSSYENVFPTASQQFQSPGVTERPYLALCNHCAEPPCTKACPTEATFRRWDGIVSMDYHRCIGCRFCMAACPYGSRSFNWRDPREGIKLASTGYPTRMQGVVEKCNFCSERLVKGLDPACVEACPEQALVFGDLNDPGSEIRKLLESTETMQRKPELGTKPSVFYII
- the tusB gene encoding sulfurtransferase complex subunit TusB, with product MLHTINKSPFSGDTFDTCIRFFQPGDPVLFIEDGVYAVQNGNKFSEVLAGVLQSNPVYALKPDLDARGISELAVGVATVDYEGFVDLVEEHQVNSWL
- the dsrK gene encoding sulfate reduction electron transfer complex DsrMKJOP subunit DsrK, producing the protein MSKYLPKQADLIKEFEEKPSPLKGDYADREWWEMPYEFREGNFCFPAKPEVIEELGFPNPRKWAVTDDDWKLPDGWQKTLMDGMRERIKKYRSLKLYLDSCVRCGACADKCHFFLGTGDPKNMPVLRAELVRSVYRGDFPMVEKILKGFAGSRKLTKEVLKEWFMYFYQCTECRRCSVFCPMGIDTAEITIMVREILQLIGLNNNWILAPVANCNRTGNHLGIEPHTFVQNIESLVDDIEELTGVTVNPTFNRKGAEILFITPSGDVFGDPGVYTMMGYLLLFEHIGLDYTISTYASEGGNFGFFTSNDMMKKLNAKMYHEAERLGVKWILGGECGHMWRVVHQYMSTMNGPADFLQEPASPVTGTKFANAKVTKMVHIAEFTADLIHHNKLKLDPKRNDHLRTTFHDSCNVARGMGMFEEPRYILNKVCNSFHEMPENTIREQTFCCGSGSGINAEENMAMRMKGGFPRANAVRYVREKHNVDSLVTICAIDRASLPPLMRYWNPGVSVYGLHELVGNALVMEGEKKRTEDLRENPMTGIEEKEGDVD
- the dsrM gene encoding sulfate reduction electron transfer complex DsrMKJOP subunit DsrM encodes the protein MKKILMPLVMVAVLALIPFIGVQYAGLSYLFGVIVPYLAALLFVAGFLYRMVDWLKRPLPFNITSTCGQQKTLDWIHHDKIESPTKPWHAAVRVLSEVLLFRSLFRNNKAEVRKGPDITFASSKWLWMGGLVFHWSLLIIVLRHARFFFVMVPGFADYLDQADSFLDVTLPAFYVTDALALSAITFLFVRRVMDAKLRIISLPTDYFPLFLLGGIVAAGVVMRYIAKVDVMPVKDQMLRLMSFSFEAPGEIGALFYVHLFLVCVLLLYFPFSKLMHMGAIFLSPTRTMLNNTREKRHVNPWNAPVKFRTYAEYENEYREKMKKAKLPVEKE
- the tusD gene encoding sulfurtransferase complex subunit TusD produces the protein MKIGILLKEGPYNHQASDTAYKFAEAAIRKGHTVDAVFLYNDGVINVTKLMDPPQDDRQISSRWNELHKEHGVEILACIAASKRRGISDEVLIDGGEITGLGTLTDIAIRNDRLLTFGD